A segment of the Erythrobacter sp. F6033 genome:
ACTGTCGAGCAAGTTTGAAAGCTGCGGGCCGGTCCATTCGCCGATTGCACTCCAACCCTCTACACAATCGTGGCGAGTAATCTGGGTGCGCTGGGGAAGGGCGCGCAGATCGTCCATAGAAAGGCTGAGTGGAGCCTCCACCAGACCGCTAACTGTCAGTCTCCAATCGGAAAAGCCGTTCGCCAATTGCGTGCGGTATTCAGGCGTATCGACTGTCAAAGAACCATTGCCCCTGAAGTCAGGTGAGCGATCTTCGGGAGCATATTCAGGGGCCAGTCGCTGCCTACCTGCAAGCGTGCGCTGGGCGATGCGATGCCAATCCTCTGCGGTATCGAACAAGCTTTGCCCGGTGTCGCTATTGGCAATCTTGGCGCAGGCCCCTGTGCCAAGAGCTGCCAAACCAGCGAGCAGGCTGCGCCGTTTGATATCAGCCATCGATCTCAGCCTCTCTAGAACCGCCAGTGATCATGTTCCAAACCTGTTTGGCCGGACCCGACAGGATCACCATCACGATGTGAACAACGAAGAATGCAAACAGCGCCCAAGCAAAGATAAAGTGGAGGCTGCGCGCCGATTGACGTCCGCCGAG
Coding sequences within it:
- a CDS encoding molybdopterin-dependent oxidoreductase encodes the protein MADIKRRSLLAGLAALGTGACAKIANSDTGQSLFDTAEDWHRIAQRTLAGRQRLAPEYAPEDRSPDFRGNGSLTVDTPEYRTQLANGFSDWRLTVSGLVEAPLSLSMDDLRALPQRTQITRHDCVEGWSAIGEWTGPQLSNLLDSARVRPEANFIVFTCADTLYGRDYYESVDMIDAYHPQSIIAHKLNGKPIPEKNGAPLRMRIERQLGYKHAKYLTGIVAVASLDDIGEGKGGFWEDIGNYQWYAGI